The genomic segment CCGCAGGCAGTCCGAGCCGCCGCAGATGTTGCGGATGTAGTCAGCTTCAACATCTACACCCGCGGAATAAACTGCGCAGATTGGACTGGCGAGAACGACCTTGGGAAGCCTATTCTCATCGGCGAGTTCCACTTTGGCGCATTGGACCGAGGAATGTTCCACCAAGGGCTCGTGCCGACAGCGAATCAGCGCGAGAGGGCTGAAAGCTTCGTAAAATATGTGCGAAGCGTCATCGAATGCCCAGCGTTCGTCGGCTGTCATTGGTTTCAGTATGTTGATGAGCCGCTTACAGGCAGAGTCTACGACGGAGAGAACTACAATATAGGTCTGGTAGACGTAACCGACACGCCCTACCCTGAGATGATTGCGGCGGCAAAAAAGGTGAATGGAGAAATATACAAATGGAGATGAACAAAGAAACTAAGGGCGGCCTGATGGATAAAGTACGCCGCGGCATACCTCTAAACGACCTGCTAGTAATAGACGCTCACTGCCATATGGGGCGCTGGCACAACTTCAATATCCCAAAAGGCGATGCCGCCGGAATGATTGAAATGATGGACCGTTTAGGAATTAGGTCGTGCATCGTCGCTCATCATTCGGCAATTGGTCCCGACTTCCGATATGGGAATGATGAAGTGCTTAGTGCGATGGCTAAGTTTCCAAAACGAATTTACGGCTATGCCACCGTGAATCCAAACTACCCCGAAGCCGAGTTAGTCGCCGAGCTGGAAAGATGCATCTCAGCAGGTATGGTCGGCGTTAAGATTCACCCAGACGTACACCAGTGCAATGTTGACGATGAGAAATACCGCCCAGTGTGGGAGTGGGCAAATGAGCGCCGACTTCCACTCCTTTCCCATACCTCGACTGGCGGGCGAAACCCTGTTAAAACGTTTGAGAAGCTTGCGGAAATGTATCCAAATGTCAGCATTATCCTAGGGCATTCGGGTTTCGGCTCAGAGGGTGCAAACCAGTCAATTCAAGCGGCACTCAAATACCCAAACATCAACCTCGAACTTACAGGGTCGGTTATAGTGTACGGCACGCTCGAGCGAATGGTAAAGCAAATCGGCGCTGAACGAGTGCTTTTCGGCACCGACATTCCCTTTCTCGACGCCAGGCCGCAAATCGGGCGTGTTGCTTTTGCGAAAATCTCGGAGGAAGACAAGCAAAAGATACTAGGATTAAACGCCGCTAGAATCTTCGGAATCTGAGTGGAATGAAAAGGACGTTCACATATCTTGCAATCATAATCATTGCAATTCCCGCGGTTCACTGGGTGATGAAGCCCAAGGAACGGGTTGAGTACGAGAATGGCAAAGTAGTAATAGAATGGTACAACTACGCAACTCCCGAATTCCTTGAGCTGTATGAGAAATACCTAATTCCCGAGTTCGAGCGCACCCACCCAAATATCAAGATTCGCCTCAACTCAAGCCTCGGCGATACGGGATATGATGCAAAACTGCTTACGCTAATTGCTGGGAAGATTCCGCCTGACATAATTCACGTTACTCAGCAAAACTTTCCATTCTATGCGGTAAAAGACATTCTGCTGGACCTCAACCCTTTAATTAAAAAGGACCCGACATTTGATTTAAATGACTACTTCGAGCGAGTATTAGACGGCATGCGCTTCAAAGGCAAGCTTCTCGGCTTGCCGAGCGACTTTTCCACCATCGCCCTCGTATACAACAAGGATATGTTCGACAAATACGGCGTCTCCTATCCCGACGAGACCTGGGATTGGAATAAGTTCCTGTGGGCCGCAAAGAAGCTGACTCGCGATACCAACGGCGACGGCACAATCGACCAATTTGGCTTCGTGAACATCAATTCCTACAACCGGTGGCCAGCCTGGGTCTGGATGGCAGGCGGCGACATTCTCACTACCGACATGAAAAAATGTCTAATGGACGATCCCAAGTCAATTAAAGGCATGGAGTTCTATGTAAACCTTTCAATCAAAGAGCACGTCGCCCCAACGTCTACGCAAACCCTTGGCCAAAGCTTCGAAGAGATGTTCATTGCCGAACGTGCGGCGATGATTGCCGACAGCCGATATGCCTACAAAATATTCAGCAAAGGGGTGCCTTTCAGGTGGGATATAGCCCATATGCCAAAGGGACCAGCATGCCGCGCAACAACGTTCATATGGGGCGGCAACTGCATTCTCAAGACGACAAAACATCCAAAAGAAGCATGGGAGTTCCTGAAGTTTCTATCGGGCTATGAGGGAGCAGTCCTAAATGTAAAGGCAGGAAACGCATTCCCAGCCTTTAAAAAGGTAGCAATGTCCGATATGGTATTAAAGTCGCCAATCTCGCCGCCGAACGACAAGATTTTCCTCGATGCGATTGAATATGGGCGGCAGGCTCCTTTCCCACCGCAGTTCACCGAGTTCAACCAAGCGATGACAAAATTCGAAGCGGCATTCCTCGGCTTCGAACCAGTTGAAAAGGTATGCAAGGAGTTCGCCGCAGAGGTAAATGCCGCTGTCAGCGGTGAAGTATGGTAGAAGGGCTATCACTGCGAAAAATTAAGACAGCAAGCAAAATGCTTGCAATTCTTTAGTTCAACTATCTATTATGGTCAAATCATGAAGCAACGCATGACTAAGAGGCAAAGAATAGAGGCTTTTCAAGGCTTTTTGTTTATCCTTCCATGGGTGATTGGCTTTCTTGTATTCGCCCTGGGCCCAGTGATTGCATCGCTTGCGCTCAGCTTCTGCAAATGGGATATTCTTACGCCGCCTAAGTTTGTCGGCTTTGCGAACTATGCGAAGATGGCTAGCGACCCACTGATTCGAAAGTCGCTGTTTAACACAATCTACTATGCGGCATTTGCAATTCCACTA from the Armatimonadota bacterium genome contains:
- a CDS encoding amidohydrolase family protein; the encoded protein is MEMNKETKGGLMDKVRRGIPLNDLLVIDAHCHMGRWHNFNIPKGDAAGMIEMMDRLGIRSCIVAHHSAIGPDFRYGNDEVLSAMAKFPKRIYGYATVNPNYPEAELVAELERCISAGMVGVKIHPDVHQCNVDDEKYRPVWEWANERRLPLLSHTSTGGRNPVKTFEKLAEMYPNVSIILGHSGFGSEGANQSIQAALKYPNINLELTGSVIVYGTLERMVKQIGAERVLFGTDIPFLDARPQIGRVAFAKISEEDKQKILGLNAARIFGI
- a CDS encoding sugar ABC transporter substrate-binding protein, with amino-acid sequence MKRTFTYLAIIIIAIPAVHWVMKPKERVEYENGKVVIEWYNYATPEFLELYEKYLIPEFERTHPNIKIRLNSSLGDTGYDAKLLTLIAGKIPPDIIHVTQQNFPFYAVKDILLDLNPLIKKDPTFDLNDYFERVLDGMRFKGKLLGLPSDFSTIALVYNKDMFDKYGVSYPDETWDWNKFLWAAKKLTRDTNGDGTIDQFGFVNINSYNRWPAWVWMAGGDILTTDMKKCLMDDPKSIKGMEFYVNLSIKEHVAPTSTQTLGQSFEEMFIAERAAMIADSRYAYKIFSKGVPFRWDIAHMPKGPACRATTFIWGGNCILKTTKHPKEAWEFLKFLSGYEGAVLNVKAGNAFPAFKKVAMSDMVLKSPISPPNDKIFLDAIEYGRQAPFPPQFTEFNQAMTKFEAAFLGFEPVEKVCKEFAAEVNAAVSGEVW